The sequence CTCGTCTTTTAATGCAAAGCACCAAAATCTTAAGAAATGATCGATTATGCGAAATATAGAgctttcatggggactggtgcaaTTTGACAAGTGTCGGTGGAATGTGATTGACCCTAAATTCCAAAGTCACTAAAGCTAGATCTCAACTAAAGACCTGCTTTTGATCTGGATGTGTACTTTTTCACCATTAAAAATCTCAAACTACCAGACGTGTAAGGTGCAGATTCATTGTAGGGAGGTTGAAGTGATATACCGACCCTCTCGTACAGAGGACCTAACAGGAAATTTGGGCCACTTTCGGCACTTGATAAGAAGTGCAGTGTACATGTACATCCATGAATGAATTACAGCCTTGAATTTTTTAACGCACCGACTTTTTTATCTAATCATTTGTTCGGGAATGTCACGCCAACATCGGTATCAGACTACAGCCATGAAAGCTTCATTAATGTCCGTGAACCGACTGTGCTTAAACCCTAGTCTTTTACAATAATTATTAGGCATTACAGCACAAATTAAAATAGATTTGCTTCAGTTTATCCCCGCACTGCCCTTCCTGAGCATGACGAGACTAGCCGTCACCACATCACGGGTAGGGGCGTATTCGTGTTACTTCCACTGGCTTTTGTGCTTTATTCGAATTTGAGAAGCTTCGATTAATGATCGTGATTCCTGACCACAATTTACATGATTTAAAATAATCATATTTGCAATCCACAAGAAAAGAGCACGTACGGCATATACTGCTACGCGTCAATGGGATTCACGAGTGCACAGACAAAAACTTTACCTTACAAAAGCGGTTCTTGAGCATTCTCAGGCTCAAAGATCACGAGTTCGAGCTCAAATTTGGCATGGCAGGGTTTAGGATTTGCTTCATTTTTGTTATTTTGCTCTGCTTTTTCAGCGGCCGCGCATCCTCGGTTCGACTCGAGGCAAAGTCGCGATGGATTGTGGACGAAGAAAGCGGCGGGAGAGTAAAGCTGGCGTGCGTGAATTTGATCTCACATCTTGAGCACATGGTCACGGAGGGGCTGAATCGGCAGCCGATTAGCTACATTGCTAGCACAGTGGCTTCACAGGGGTTTAACTGCGTCCGGCTTACCTGGGCGACGTTCATGGTGACCAAGCCTGAAAACCAGAAGCTGACGGTCGCATCGTCTATGAGTGCTCTGAATCTCAGCGATGCAGTAGCTCAGATAAGCGTGAGCAACCCGGACTTTCTGGAGCTTAGCCTTTTAGATTCTCTGAAAAGAGTGGCGCAGGGGCTTGGTGAAGCAGGGCTAAtggtgattttggataaccatgtGAGTAAACCCCAATGGTGCTGCGGCCTCAATGACGGCAACGGCTTCTTCGGCGACCAGTACTTTGACGCACAGGAGTGGATTCAGGGTTGGAAGATCATAGCGGCGGAGTTTAAAGATGTCGATGCCGTGGTAGGAATGAGCCTGCGTAACGAGCTTCGCGGCCCGGGGTCGAATCCCAGCGACTGGTACAAATACATGCAGGCTGCCGCCGAGGCCGTCAATGCTGCCAACCCTCACGTCCTCGTCATTCTTTCTGGCCTCAATTACGACGCCGATTTGAAATTTCTGGCGTCAAAGCCCGTCAATTTAGGGTTTCCGAACAAAATAGTGTACGAAATGCACTGGTATGCCTTCACCGACGGAAATGCTTGGATGCAGAGTAATACTAATCAGCTCTGCGGCTCCGTGACGGCGCGGATCAATGATCATATCGCTTTCGTTGTGAAGAACGACACCGATGCGCCATTATTTATCAGCGAGTTCGGGATTGACGAGAGAGGAACAAATGTTAAAGATAACAGATTTATCAACTGTTTTCTGGCATTTGCCGCCGCAGGGGACTATGAATGGGCACTGTGGACGCTTCAGGGGAGTTACTATCTCCGCAATGGCCAAACTGACCTTGAAGAAACCTACGGCATCTTTAATGGTCGCTGGGACGGCCTCAGGAACCCTGACTTTCTCTCTAGGCTGAAGTCCATACAGCAGCCATTCCAAGGTAACCTACCTACTTCTAACTTCAATTCAAAGCTCAAATTTTTTCACCTATCTTTCCGTCACTTGACAGAATTTTTGCTTTGCTGAAAAAATATGATACAGATCCATTTTCCTCGCAAGAGATCCTGTACCAGGCCATTTACCACCCTGCAAGCGGCAACTGCCTGGCTGTGGTGGCAGGAGAAGTGAAGCTCGAGTCTTGCGACAGCTCTGCCTTATTTACGTTCAAGACCTCCGAAGGAGCCCTTGGACTTTCTGAAGAAGCGTCGTGCATTACAGCGCAAGGAGACGACCAACCTGCTGCGCTTTCCACACTGTGCACAAAACCAGATTCTGCATGGCGGACAGTTTCGAGCTCCAAGCTTCAAATTGCCGTCAATGGCAGCTCTGAATTGTTGTGCCTGGACGGGAGTTCGAGTCCCCAAGTGTTAACTAAGAAATGCAAAGATGATGACCCGGAGATGCAGTGGTTCAAGGTAATTCAAACTGATCGAAAGCAGAGCGACGGATAGAAGAAATTCGTACATTTCTGTAAGCGATCGCGTCATCTTCTTCGAGCCAAAATCAAGTTTTACTTTTTAAAGTTATAAAATATATGTATTGCAGTTCTAACGATTAATAATCGTTAGAATATATGAATAGTGATTGTAGGTGGTAGGTTCGAAGTTGTAGGTTCGAACTTCGGTTCAGATAAAAACTTCGACAAATACCCTTAAGATGGGGTAAAGAGGAGAACCAGATGTTTTATGGAAGTTAGTGTTAAGATGTAAGAACCCTCAAAATTTTCCAATTTCACTTTATTAAAAGAACAAAATAGAACAAAATAGATGTATACTATATATGTATTTTTTCTCAAAGGACTTTTGACCTTGATGCAAAAATATGTAATTAGAAGGAACCTTGTAGCTTTTTTGGGAGGTGGGACCACCCTTTTGTTAGTAGGAATGAAATGATTCCGACATGTAGTTGTGGAGCTTGCTTAAGTAACTTTGAGATGGCCAGTAATATGTTCGAATTACACTTCTTTATTAAAGAATATGTTTTAATTTCAAACGCATTTATTTTAAGTCTCTTCGATTAGAATGTAACACTTTCTAAGTCTCTTGGATTAGACATAGCATAATAATCGTGTTTTATTTATCTCCAATTTGAGTGAAATAAAAAATTGTCTTGTTTATATGGTGGCTTTTTGGGCACTACTTTAGGAAGGAAATATTGTTGTAGAATTAGTACTTTTTAATTAATGGGTGTATGAATAAATTTATCTATTAGGAAGTAAAGAtttatatctttattttatttGAACGTGTGAAAGAtagtatttataaatattttagtaGAGATGGTCAAATCGATAGTGTTAAATTGGAGTATATAGCTTTGAGCAAACAATCATAAACAAAATTCATTGCATGGTTTTGATGTCACGTATTCTTTTAAAATCAAGATCTAAATGTTTAGAATTATTGTTTCTTGGTTTTTTCAAGTATTCATCATATCCAATATATCTCTTTAATGAGTTGAACGTGCTTTACATATCCACACATAATAATAATTCCAGAAAAAAGTATTAAGGTGTCTCATAAGTATTCATCATATCCAATATATCTTTAATGAGTTGAACGTGCTTTACATATCCACACATAATAATAATTCCAGAAAAAAGTATTAAGGTGTCTCATAGTGGATAGTGGAAAGGGAGTGAGGAAGTTGGAAattaaatttgaatatttaaacGAAGTAAACTAGGTAGGGAAATAGTTAGACCAAAGTAGGATGTTCAAAATGATGTGAAATGTAAGAAAATGGAGTCTAGTGTAAGAATGAAAACTAAACTAAGAATCATTTTCAAACTCTTTTGTTAGGGAATAACCAATTAGGCTCAACTTTAGCTTCTTAGGTGAGCACTGTGACTAATGATTCCCTTTTGATTGTTGATTAGATATGATTAAATTGAAACTATAAGAACTAGGCTAAAATGATGCAAGTTTGACAATATTCAACATAAAAGAAAATGGATGCAACACTAGAATGCAAAGTATAAAAGAAAATGGATGCAACACTAGAATGCAAAGTATGAACTCAAATTTGGAAATGAGATGCAAAAAGGAACCTATCACTGAAATAAGACCTTGAAAGTGTCGATCAAGAGAGCTAGACACCCTAATCTTAGGGTAGGGTGTCTTCATCAACtttaatattcaaatttcaaatcaagaTGTTTTGTATATCATTCTCTCAAAATTTCAATGGAAATACACTCTTTAGACCAAGAGTTTTCCTGTTCAAAATCTAGAATTGTATGTCTCAGTCTGATCTTTGTAATCTCGCAACTTTTAGCTATCAAATTTATACTCTACATAGAGAAAAGAGGGGGAAAGCATTGTGCTAAatagggcttgcctaagtcaaaaccTGGGTAAgaattaacctccactacaacTATGATTGATTAGAAAAGAGAGCCTACCCCTGACGGGTAGAGGCTAAATCTGAAGTGAAATGTTGAATTGGCAAAATTATACCCCAAGATTGATAATGGTGTTCATGCAATGGTCTTTAGATAAGTCCTCCAagtattgatgcaataacatgataaatcacaacaaaatccatcatgaaaacatacttgaagataacTTGTTGTAGCTTGATGCTCTGTGCACTCATATCTTCTTGTGAAGGAAGGAATActtgctcttgaattggaatgatataATTTTTAGATTATGAAAAGATGATCAAACAAATTACTaatgatgcctttatatagggttctcaaggtatttttaTGTTTAGTCAACTTCTAACTGTCACATACAAAAATTGAGACCAAATTTTGCAATGTCAAGGTCGACTTGTTAAATCCTCAAAGTTTTAGG is a genomic window of Cryptomeria japonica chromosome 7, Sugi_1.0, whole genome shotgun sequence containing:
- the LOC131040225 gene encoding glycosyl hydrolase 5 family protein, producing MAGFRICFIFVILLCFFSGRASSVRLEAKSRWIVDEESGGRVKLACVNLISHLEHMVTEGLNRQPISYIASTVASQGFNCVRLTWATFMVTKPENQKLTVASSMSALNLSDAVAQISVSNPDFLELSLLDSLKRVAQGLGEAGLMVILDNHVSKPQWCCGLNDGNGFFGDQYFDAQEWIQGWKIIAAEFKDVDAVVGMSLRNELRGPGSNPSDWYKYMQAAAEAVNAANPHVLVILSGLNYDADLKFLASKPVNLGFPNKIVYEMHWYAFTDGNAWMQSNTNQLCGSVTARINDHIAFVVKNDTDAPLFISEFGIDERGTNVKDNRFINCFLAFAAAGDYEWALWTLQGSYYLRNGQTDLEETYGIFNGRWDGLRNPDFLSRLKSIQQPFQDPFSSQEILYQAIYHPASGNCLAVVAGEVKLESCDSSALFTFKTSEGALGLSEEASCITAQGDDQPAALSTLCTKPDSAWRTVSSSKLQIAVNGSSELLCLDGSSSPQVLTKKCKDDDPEMQWFKVIQTDRKQSDG